A genomic segment from Paenibacillus sp. FSL K6-1096 encodes:
- a CDS encoding flagellar motor protein codes for MDITTIIGLLAGLAAMVGGFLWEGGSLSGLLQPNAALIVFGGTLAAVLVSFPASRLRSTAAGLRLAFGRRHDTSREQAEELISMAGTARRGGVLALEKRAEEHPDRFTREGLLLVVDGNDPAEVRQILELEMDARELKYEGYAKIFEAAGGYAPTMGIIGTVMGLIRVLSNLTDPSHLGASIAVAFTATLYGVASANLIFLPIASKIKSRCQSELNGMEMLLVGILSIQNGDHPHLVRKKLSSFLPGSTGQEDAGTNPVSPSPGERL; via the coding sequence ATGGATATCACTACAATTATCGGTCTCTTGGCCGGGCTTGCCGCCATGGTCGGCGGCTTCCTGTGGGAGGGCGGCAGCCTGTCCGGCCTGCTGCAGCCGAATGCTGCCCTGATCGTGTTCGGCGGCACTCTCGCGGCCGTGCTGGTCAGCTTCCCGGCCTCCCGGCTCCGCAGCACAGCGGCGGGGCTGAGGCTCGCTTTTGGCCGCCGTCATGACACCAGCCGTGAGCAGGCGGAAGAGCTGATCTCCATGGCTGGGACCGCGCGGCGCGGCGGTGTGCTGGCGCTGGAGAAACGGGCGGAAGAGCATCCTGACCGCTTCACCCGCGAAGGGCTGCTGCTGGTTGTCGACGGGAACGATCCCGCCGAGGTCCGGCAGATTCTGGAGCTTGAGATGGACGCCCGGGAGCTGAAATATGAAGGCTATGCCAAAATATTCGAGGCGGCCGGCGGCTACGCCCCCACAATGGGGATCATCGGCACCGTCATGGGCCTGATCCGCGTCTTAAGCAACCTGACCGACCCTTCCCATCTGGGTGCTTCGATCGCAGTAGCTTTTACTGCAACGCTCTATGGTGTGGCCAGTGCCAATCTGATCTTTCTGCCCATTGCCTCCAAAATTAAATCCCGCTGCCAAAGCGAGTTAAACGGTATGGAGATGCTGCTGGTCGGCATCCTGTCTATACAGAACGGGGATCATCCGCACCTGGTCCGCAAAAAGCTGTCCTCCTTCCTTCCTGGCAGCACTGGGCAAGAAGATGCCGGAACGAACCCCGTAAGCCCTTCTCCCGGAGAACGGCTATGA
- the gcvH gene encoding glycine cleavage system protein GcvH produces MSEVLDNLLYSEEHEWAQQGEGRVVRVGITDHAQHLLGDIVFVEFPEVGAAITAGDSVGSIESVKTVSELYSPVSGKVIKINDALEASPELINDQPYGDGWIFELELDDEFADAVSGLLDAAAYKELIGE; encoded by the coding sequence ATGAGTGAAGTGCTGGACAACCTGCTATACAGCGAAGAGCATGAATGGGCACAGCAGGGCGAGGGACGCGTAGTACGTGTAGGGATTACGGATCATGCGCAGCATCTGCTTGGGGATATCGTGTTCGTAGAGTTTCCGGAAGTCGGCGCAGCCATCACCGCAGGAGACAGCGTGGGCAGCATCGAATCCGTGAAGACAGTGTCGGAGCTGTATTCCCCTGTATCGGGAAAAGTCATCAAAATCAACGATGCCCTGGAGGCCAGCCCGGAGCTGATCAATGATCAGCCGTACGGGGACGGATGGATTTTCGAGCTGGAGCTGGATGATGAATTCGCAGACGCGGTCTCCGGCTTGCTGGATGCGGCTGCTTACAAGGAACTGATCGGGGAATAA
- the gcvPB gene encoding aminomethyl-transferring glycine dehydrogenase subunit GcvPB — MKPEQSLIFELSRPGRSAYSLPVCDVPQEESLESLIPGGLLREEPVVLPEVSEVDVIRHYTALSRRNFGVDNGFYPLGSCTMKYNPKINEDVARFPGLAKIHPYQPEESIQGALELMYTLQKDLAGLTGMDAVSLQPAAGAHGEWTGLMMIRAYHESRGEVRSKVIVPDSSHGTNPASAAAAGLQTVTIPSNEKGMVDLEALKAAVGSDTAALMLTNPSTLGLFETQIVEIAAIVHEAGGLLYYDGANSNAIMGITRPGDMGFDVVHLNLHKTMSTPHGGGGPGAGPVGVKAKLIPFLPQPTVAQKEDGSFTLDCGGPESIGRVKAFYGNFGILVRAYAYIRTYGPEGLREVSENAVLNANYMMHRLAPYFEIPFPGVCKHEFVMSGKNLKQYGVRTLDVAKRLLDFGYHPPTVYFPLTVEECMMIEPTETESKETLDGFIETMIQIVKEAQETPEIVINAPHTTEISRLDETQAARKPVLNCSCG, encoded by the coding sequence ATGAAACCGGAACAAAGTCTGATCTTTGAATTAAGCCGCCCCGGCCGCTCGGCCTACTCCCTGCCGGTATGCGACGTGCCGCAGGAGGAGAGCCTGGAGTCGCTGATTCCCGGAGGCCTGCTGCGCGAAGAGCCGGTGGTGCTGCCCGAGGTCTCCGAGGTCGATGTCATCCGCCACTATACCGCGCTGTCCCGGCGCAACTTCGGGGTCGATAACGGATTCTATCCGCTCGGCTCCTGCACGATGAAATACAATCCGAAGATCAACGAGGATGTCGCCCGCTTCCCGGGACTCGCGAAGATCCACCCGTACCAGCCGGAGGAGAGCATCCAGGGTGCGCTTGAGCTGATGTACACACTGCAAAAGGATCTCGCCGGACTGACCGGCATGGACGCCGTCTCCCTCCAGCCGGCTGCCGGAGCACACGGCGAATGGACCGGCCTGATGATGATCCGCGCCTACCATGAGAGCCGCGGCGAGGTCCGCTCCAAGGTGATCGTGCCGGATTCCTCGCACGGCACCAACCCGGCCAGCGCCGCAGCGGCCGGCCTGCAGACCGTCACCATCCCCTCCAATGAGAAGGGTATGGTGGATCTGGAAGCCCTGAAAGCGGCGGTCGGCAGCGACACGGCTGCGCTGATGCTCACGAATCCGAGCACGCTCGGGCTGTTCGAGACGCAGATCGTCGAGATCGCGGCGATTGTGCATGAAGCAGGCGGCCTGCTCTATTATGACGGCGCGAACTCCAACGCCATTATGGGCATCACCCGCCCGGGCGATATGGGCTTCGATGTCGTGCATCTTAACCTGCACAAGACGATGAGCACACCGCACGGCGGCGGCGGGCCGGGAGCCGGACCGGTCGGCGTGAAGGCGAAGCTGATTCCGTTCCTGCCGCAGCCTACGGTGGCACAGAAAGAGGACGGCAGCTTCACGCTGGACTGCGGCGGGCCGGAATCGATTGGCCGCGTCAAAGCCTTTTACGGCAACTTCGGCATTCTTGTCCGCGCTTATGCCTATATCCGCACCTACGGGCCGGAGGGTCTGCGCGAGGTGTCGGAGAATGCGGTGCTGAACGCCAACTATATGATGCACCGGCTGGCGCCATACTTCGAGATTCCCTTCCCGGGGGTCTGCAAGCATGAGTTCGTTATGTCGGGCAAGAACCTTAAGCAATACGGGGTGCGTACCCTCGATGTAGCCAAGCGGCTTCTGGACTTCGGCTACCATCCGCCGACCGTCTACTTCCCGCTGACTGTAGAGGAATGCATGATGATTGAGCCGACCGAGACTGAGAGCAAGGAGACGCTCGACGGCTTCATTGAGACGATGATCCAGATCGTCAAGGAGGCGCAAGAGACGCCTGAGATCGTCATTAATGCGCCGCATACGACGGAGATCAGCCGTCTGGATGAGACGCAGGCTGCGCGGAAGCCGGTGCTGAACTGCTCCTGCGGATAG
- a CDS encoding flagellar motor protein MotB, translating into MRQRNRRQRRAPGRENSDRWMITYADLITLLLIFFVILYAMSSLDTQKYAIVTDSLSDTFKSGSAVLEGGNGLLDGSKGNDGAADSKDPEKGGSSSAGQPAGGSGQNGTAAGTPAPGQQEDTEEHQPTARELAFREQEEKLADLMGVITQYVKDNNLGEQIFVADKPQGIAITLSDRFLFDTGRAELKPPAFPALRQLSGLFRGIGATISIEGHTDNVPVTPGSVYRDNWELSGARAMSVLRFFLDNEGLSPEHFQYAGYADTRPAYDNTTPEGRQRNRRVELIVLRQLQEEE; encoded by the coding sequence ATGAGGCAGCGAAACCGCAGGCAGCGCCGCGCGCCGGGCCGGGAGAACAGCGACCGCTGGATGATTACCTATGCTGATCTGATCACCCTGCTGCTTATTTTCTTCGTCATTCTGTATGCCATGAGCAGCCTGGACACGCAGAAGTATGCCATTGTCACCGACTCGCTGTCGGATACCTTCAAGAGCGGCAGCGCGGTGCTGGAGGGCGGAAACGGACTGCTGGACGGCTCTAAAGGCAACGATGGGGCAGCAGACTCAAAAGACCCGGAGAAAGGCGGCAGCTCTTCTGCCGGACAGCCTGCGGGCGGGAGCGGACAGAACGGAACCGCAGCGGGCACCCCCGCGCCCGGACAGCAGGAGGATACGGAGGAGCATCAGCCTACGGCGCGCGAGCTTGCTTTTCGTGAGCAGGAGGAGAAGCTGGCTGACCTTATGGGTGTGATCACACAATATGTGAAGGATAATAACCTGGGGGAACAGATCTTTGTGGCGGACAAGCCGCAGGGGATTGCGATTACCCTGAGCGACCGCTTCCTGTTCGATACGGGCCGGGCTGAGCTGAAGCCGCCTGCCTTCCCTGCCCTGCGCCAGCTCTCCGGCCTGTTCCGCGGCATCGGGGCGACGATCAGCATCGAGGGCCATACCGACAATGTCCCCGTAACTCCCGGATCGGTATACAGGGACAATTGGGAGCTGTCCGGCGCCCGCGCCATGTCCGTGCTGCGCTTCTTCCTGGACAATGAGGGGCTGAGTCCGGAGCATTTCCAGTATGCCGGTTATGCGGATACCCGGCCTGCCTATGACAATACGACACCCGAAGGACGTCAGCGGAACCGCCGGGTGGAGCTGATTGTGCTGCGCCAGCTTCAGGAGGAAGAATAG
- the gcvT gene encoding glycine cleavage system aminomethyltransferase GcvT — translation MESLRRTPLYDLYSAYAEARCIDFGGWELPVQFTGIVKEHDAVRQQAGLFDVSHMGEFMVTGAGAEAFLQHMTTNDVSRLADGAAQYTLMLYPNGGVVDDLLVYRLGEERYMLVVNASNIDKDYGWLQEHLTAEFSGVTLKNISDETTLIALQGPLAETILAQVTQVSLPELKPFHFLEHAQVCGADVLLSRTGYTGEDGFELYAPADAAAALWNGLLAAGAPHGLTPAGLGARDTLRFEAKLPLYGQELSAEITPLEAGLQFFVKLDKADFIGREALVKQKEAGLPRRLVGLEMIDRGIPRSHYPVYADGVKIGEITTGTQSPTLKRNLGLALLDAAYTELGTEVFVEIRGKQLKAAVVKAPFYKKSQGVKPQ, via the coding sequence ATGGAGTCTTTGAGAAGAACGCCTTTGTATGACCTCTATTCCGCCTATGCGGAGGCCCGGTGCATCGATTTCGGCGGCTGGGAGCTGCCGGTGCAGTTCACCGGCATCGTGAAGGAGCATGATGCGGTCCGGCAGCAGGCCGGGCTGTTCGATGTATCCCATATGGGAGAATTCATGGTGACCGGAGCAGGCGCAGAAGCCTTCCTCCAGCACATGACCACGAATGATGTCAGCCGCCTTGCGGACGGCGCCGCGCAGTACACCCTCATGCTCTATCCAAACGGCGGGGTTGTAGACGATCTGCTTGTCTACCGGCTGGGCGAAGAGCGCTATATGCTTGTTGTCAATGCCTCCAATATCGATAAGGATTACGGGTGGCTGCAGGAGCACCTGACCGCTGAATTCAGCGGGGTCACCCTGAAGAATATCTCCGATGAGACCACCCTGATCGCCTTGCAGGGGCCGCTGGCTGAGACCATTCTCGCCCAGGTTACGCAGGTGAGCCTCCCGGAGCTTAAGCCCTTCCACTTCCTGGAGCACGCCCAGGTCTGCGGCGCTGATGTCCTGCTCTCCCGCACCGGCTACACCGGTGAGGACGGCTTCGAGCTGTACGCCCCGGCGGATGCAGCGGCAGCGCTCTGGAACGGCCTGCTGGCCGCAGGCGCGCCGCATGGCCTGACCCCGGCCGGGCTCGGCGCACGCGACACGCTCCGCTTCGAGGCCAAGCTGCCGCTGTACGGCCAGGAGCTGTCGGCGGAGATTACGCCGCTGGAAGCAGGGCTCCAGTTCTTCGTGAAGCTGGACAAGGCGGACTTCATCGGCCGCGAGGCTCTGGTGAAGCAGAAGGAGGCGGGCCTGCCGCGCCGCCTGGTCGGGCTGGAGATGATCGACCGCGGCATCCCGCGCTCCCACTATCCCGTCTATGCGGACGGGGTGAAGATCGGTGAGATTACGACCGGCACCCAGTCCCCGACCCTGAAGCGCAATCTCGGACTGGCCCTGCTGGATGCCGCCTATACGGAGCTGGGCACCGAGGTGTTCGTGGAGATTCGCGGCAAGCAGCTGAAGGCTGCCGTGGTCAAAGCCCCATTCTACAAAAAGAGCCAAGGAGTGAAGCCGCAATGA
- a CDS encoding LuxR C-terminal-related transcriptional regulator translates to MNTFDQPRAWSVPGDLDSSKLEAFRPLDAALTDWNGGGSGTAAATDSKEHIYHRAMIASIRSEMGKLSQLLSIPYVVFLTDRAGIILELVYSSPVTREEMEQAELRPGVSLGREQAGMNAVSLAMETEGIAVVRGAEHSDRAFRNWNCVCAPLQDHDTVYGYVDISFDIAEPVEFAVPFVQQIAENMLEKWMERNPEMQQYRLDSTLMEYKLTAREQDVARLWLLEKSALHIANDLGISEGTVRNMLKSIYSKMRVNDRFQFVKRLTP, encoded by the coding sequence GTGAATACGTTTGATCAGCCGAGAGCATGGAGTGTGCCGGGAGACTTGGATTCAAGCAAGCTTGAAGCCTTCCGGCCGCTGGATGCGGCTCTGACGGATTGGAATGGCGGGGGTTCCGGGACAGCTGCGGCCACAGATTCCAAAGAGCATATCTATCATAGAGCCATGATAGCTTCAATACGCAGTGAGATGGGCAAATTAAGCCAGCTGCTGTCGATCCCTTATGTGGTGTTTCTGACAGACAGGGCGGGCATCATTCTGGAGCTGGTCTATTCCTCGCCGGTAACCCGGGAAGAGATGGAGCAGGCGGAGCTGCGGCCGGGGGTCAGTCTGGGCAGAGAGCAGGCCGGTATGAATGCGGTCTCGCTGGCGATGGAGACGGAGGGGATCGCGGTCGTGCGGGGAGCAGAGCATTCGGATCGGGCCTTCCGCAACTGGAACTGTGTCTGCGCGCCGCTGCAGGATCATGATACCGTGTACGGGTATGTGGATATTTCTTTTGATATCGCCGAGCCGGTTGAATTCGCCGTTCCGTTCGTGCAGCAGATTGCCGAGAATATGCTGGAGAAGTGGATGGAGAGGAACCCGGAGATGCAGCAGTACCGGCTGGACAGCACCCTGATGGAGTATAAGCTGACGGCGCGGGAGCAGGATGTCGCACGGCTGTGGCTGCTGGAGAAGAGTGCGCTGCATATTGCCAATGATCTGGGGATCAGCGAAGGGACGGTCCGCAACATGCTGAAGAGCATCTACAGTAAAATGCGGGTGAATGACCGCTTCCAGTTCGTCAAACGGCTGACGCCGTAG
- the gcvPA gene encoding aminomethyl-transferring glycine dehydrogenase subunit GcvPA, with protein sequence MKHRYLPMTEQDRAEMLETVGIQSVEELFADIPQSVRYQGTLPVSEALDEYALLRHMKNLADKNADFDSHASFLGAGLYDHHIPVVINHVISRSEFYTAYTPYQPEISQGELQAIFEFQSYICELTGMKVANASMYDGATAFSEAAVLAAGATKRKKLIVSRTVHPEARQVLRTSANAWGLEVVEIGYKDGVTDLAKLAEAIDGETAAVLVQSPNFFGGIEDLRQIEPLIHEAKGLLVVSANPIALGVLEAPGKLGADIVVGDAQPLGIAASLGGPTCGFFAVAEPLMRRMPGRIVGQTVDRNGKRGFVLTLQAREQHIRREKATSNICSNQALLALCASVYLSVMGKEGMREVGGLNIRKSHYAAGRLAEVKGAERVFTAPFFNEFVLKLPEGSSVSEVNSKLLKAGYLGGYDLGRDYPELAGHMLIAVTEKRSRTEIDEFAVALEGCL encoded by the coding sequence ATGAAGCACCGCTATCTGCCTATGACGGAGCAGGACCGCGCAGAAATGCTGGAGACCGTCGGAATTCAATCCGTCGAAGAGCTGTTCGCCGATATTCCGCAGTCCGTCCGCTATCAGGGAACGCTGCCGGTATCCGAGGCACTGGATGAGTACGCACTCCTTCGCCATATGAAGAATCTGGCCGACAAGAATGCCGATTTCGACAGCCATGCCAGCTTCCTGGGAGCCGGATTGTATGACCACCATATTCCGGTTGTGATCAACCATGTCATTTCCCGTTCCGAATTCTATACCGCCTACACGCCTTACCAGCCGGAGATCAGCCAGGGTGAGCTTCAGGCGATCTTTGAATTCCAGTCCTATATCTGCGAGCTGACCGGCATGAAGGTGGCTAATGCCAGCATGTACGACGGCGCTACCGCCTTCTCCGAAGCCGCTGTACTGGCCGCTGGAGCGACCAAACGCAAAAAACTGATCGTCTCCCGCACCGTCCATCCCGAAGCACGGCAGGTGCTGCGCACCTCTGCCAACGCCTGGGGTCTGGAGGTTGTGGAGATTGGCTATAAGGACGGTGTGACCGATCTCGCCAAGCTGGCCGAGGCCATTGACGGCGAGACAGCCGCCGTTCTGGTCCAGTCGCCGAATTTCTTCGGCGGCATTGAGGACCTGCGCCAGATTGAGCCGCTGATTCATGAGGCCAAGGGGCTGCTTGTCGTCAGCGCCAATCCGATTGCGCTGGGCGTGCTGGAAGCGCCCGGCAAGCTGGGCGCAGACATCGTGGTCGGCGACGCGCAGCCGCTGGGCATCGCCGCCTCGCTGGGCGGCCCGACCTGCGGGTTCTTCGCAGTGGCTGAGCCGCTGATGCGGCGGATGCCGGGCCGGATCGTCGGCCAGACGGTGGACCGTAACGGCAAGCGCGGCTTCGTGCTGACGCTGCAGGCGCGGGAGCAGCATATCCGCCGCGAGAAGGCGACGTCGAACATCTGCTCGAACCAGGCACTGCTGGCGCTGTGCGCTTCCGTCTATTTGTCTGTAATGGGCAAGGAAGGAATGCGCGAGGTCGGCGGGCTGAACATCCGCAAGAGCCATTACGCCGCCGGGCGGCTGGCTGAAGTTAAAGGTGCAGAGCGTGTCTTCACAGCCCCGTTCTTCAATGAATTCGTCCTGAAGCTCCCGGAAGGCAGCAGTGTAAGTGAGGTTAACTCCAAGCTGCTGAAGGCAGGCTATCTGGGCGGCTATGACCTGGGCCGGGACTATCCCGAGCTGGCCGGACATATGCTGATTGCCGTAACCGAGAAGAGAAGCAGAACCGAAATTGACGAATTCGCAGTAGCACTGGAGGGCTGTCTATGA